The following coding sequences lie in one Buchnera aphidicola (Stegophylla sp.) genomic window:
- the groL gene encoding chaperonin GroEL (60 kDa chaperone family; promotes refolding of misfolded polypeptides especially under stressful conditions; forms two stacked rings of heptamers to form a barrel-shaped 14mer; ends can be capped by GroES; misfolded proteins enter the barrel where they are refolded when GroES binds): MAAKDVKFGNEARVKMLQGVNVLADAVKVTLGPKGRNVILDKSFGAPSITKDGVSVAREIELEDKFENMGAQMVKEVASKANDVAGDGTTTATLLAQSIVNEGLKAVAAGMNPMDLKRGIDKAVIHAVQELKNMSVPCSDPKAITQVGTISANADETVGNLIAEAMEKVGNDGVITVEEGTGLQDELEVVKGMQFDRGYLSPYFINKSETGIVELDNPYILMVDKKISNIRELLPILEAVAKSNKPLLIIAEDLEGEALATLVVNSMRGIVKVASVKAPGFGDRRKEMLQDIAILTSGTVISEELAMELEKSTLADLGQSKRVVITKDTTTIIDGSGNKKEIKSRINQIRQQIKESTSDYDKEKLNERLAKLSGGVAVLKVGAATEVEMKEKKARVEDALHATRAAVEEGVVAGGGVALIRVAEKISNIVGQNEDQNVGIRVALRAMEAPLRQIVSNSGEEPSVVTNNVKDGSGNYGYNAATDEYGDMIDFGILDPTKVTRSALQYAASVAGLMITTECMVTDLPKEEKNDSSSAAPVGGMGGGMGGMM; this comes from the coding sequence ATGGCCGCTAAAGATGTAAAATTTGGTAATGAAGCTAGAGTTAAAATGCTTCAAGGGGTAAATGTATTAGCTGATGCAGTAAAAGTTACTTTGGGGCCAAAAGGTAGAAATGTAATCTTAGATAAATCTTTTGGAGCTCCTAGTATCACTAAAGATGGTGTATCAGTAGCAAGAGAAATAGAATTAGAAGATAAATTTGAAAATATGGGTGCTCAAATGGTAAAAGAAGTAGCTTCTAAAGCAAATGATGTAGCTGGAGATGGTACAACTACTGCTACTTTACTAGCACAGTCAATAGTAAATGAAGGATTAAAAGCAGTTGCTGCAGGCATGAACCCTATGGATTTAAAACGAGGTATTGATAAAGCTGTTATACATGCTGTACAAGAATTAAAAAATATGTCTGTTCCATGTTCGGATCCGAAAGCAATTACTCAAGTTGGTACTATTTCAGCAAATGCAGATGAAACAGTTGGTAATTTAATTGCAGAAGCTATGGAAAAAGTAGGTAATGATGGTGTTATTACAGTTGAAGAAGGAACTGGCTTACAAGATGAATTAGAAGTAGTAAAAGGTATGCAATTTGATCGAGGATATCTTTCACCTTATTTTATTAACAAATCTGAAACTGGTATTGTAGAACTGGACAATCCATATATTTTAATGGTTGATAAAAAAATATCAAATATTCGTGAATTATTACCAATTTTAGAAGCTGTTGCTAAATCTAATAAACCTTTATTAATTATTGCAGAAGATTTAGAAGGAGAAGCATTAGCTACATTAGTTGTTAATTCTATGAGAGGTATAGTTAAAGTTGCTTCTGTAAAAGCTCCTGGTTTTGGTGATCGAAGAAAAGAAATGTTACAAGATATTGCAATATTAACTTCCGGAACTGTTATTTCTGAAGAATTAGCAATGGAATTAGAAAAATCTACTTTAGCTGATTTAGGTCAATCAAAACGTGTAGTAATTACAAAAGATACAACTACTATTATTGACGGATCTGGTAATAAAAAAGAGATTAAATCTAGAATAAATCAAATCCGACAACAAATAAAAGAATCAACTTCAGATTATGATAAAGAAAAATTAAATGAACGTTTAGCAAAATTATCTGGAGGTGTAGCAGTACTAAAAGTTGGAGCAGCTACAGAAGTAGAAATGAAAGAAAAAAAAGCTCGTGTTGAAGATGCATTACATGCTACACGTGCAGCTGTAGAGGAAGGTGTAGTTGCAGGAGGAGGAGTAGCATTAATTCGAGTAGCAGAAAAAATTTCTAATATTGTTGGACAAAACGAAGATCAAAATGTTGGTATTCGAGTTGCATTAAGAGCTATGGAAGCTCCTTTACGTCAAATTGTATCTAATTCTGGAGAAGAACCATCAGTTGTAACAAATAATGTTAAAGATGGATCAGGCAATTATGGTTATAACGCTGCTACTGATGAATATGGCGATATGATTGATTTTGGTATTTTAGATCCTACAAAAGTAACTCGTTCTGCTTTACAATATGCTGCTTCTGTTGCAGGTTTAATGATTACTACAGAATGTATGGTAACAGATTTACCAAAAGAAGAAAAAAATGATTCAAGCTCTGCTGCACCTGTTGGTGGTATGGGTGGAGGAATGGGTGGAATGATGTAA
- the metE gene encoding 5-methyltetrahydropteroyltriglutamate--homocysteine S-methyltransferase, translating into MTIVNHTLGFPRIGINRELKIAQENYWSGKISQQNLLETGYKLRSENWKKQQELGINFIPVGDFSWYDHVLTTSMMLGNVPLRHQNHDGSINLDTLFYTARGVTPNKPSVLASSMMKWFNTNYHYIVPEFIKNQNFKLSWSQLFDEIDEALKQGYKIKPIILGPLTYLWLGKIKGAKFNKLELLENLLNVYQEILIKIKLRNIEWVQIDEPILSLELPQQWIKSFKITYLLLTGHVKLLLTTYFGSIYHNFDTVIQLPIQGLHIDLVDGKYNLNQINKMVPNDWILSLGVINGRNIWKSDLLYWFHIIQSIIKYRTNLWIGSSCSLLHSPIDLDIENAIDTKIKQWFSFAYQKCIELNLLTIALNNNDTDKIKSWSNKLYTHKYSEQVNNYHIQERINNIITSDFKRQSPYSIRSIKQKKKFNFPILPTTTIGSFPQTNDIRKLRLQYKNNNINFQDYQKKINQHIQYNIQQQELLGIDVLVHGEPERNDMVEYFGEHLNGFIFTSFGWVQSYGSRCVKPPIIIGDIYRSKPITLNWTKYAQSITKKPVKAMLTGPITILSWSFIREDISKKNIAYQIALSLQDEVLDLEASGISIIQIDEPALREGLPLRQSKWKKYLSWATKSFRLSSSQVQDTTQIHTHMCYSEFNDIMNAIVELDADVITIETARSDMELLEFFKTFQYPNEIGPGVYDIHSPNIPKIHNIEKLLIKAMRYIPVQRLWVNPDCGLKTRTWKETKYALKNMMIATQNIRSHIKK; encoded by the coding sequence ATGACAATTGTAAATCATACTTTAGGTTTTCCAAGAATAGGTATTAACAGAGAATTAAAAATAGCACAAGAAAATTATTGGTCCGGAAAAATTTCACAACAAAATTTATTAGAAACAGGATATAAATTACGTTCTGAAAATTGGAAAAAACAACAAGAATTAGGAATTAATTTTATTCCAGTTGGAGATTTTTCTTGGTATGACCATGTTTTAACCACAAGTATGATGCTAGGTAATGTTCCATTAAGACATCAAAATCATGATGGATCTATTAATTTAGATACTTTATTTTATACTGCTCGAGGCGTAACTCCTAATAAACCATCAGTATTAGCATCATCTATGATGAAATGGTTCAATACAAACTATCATTATATTGTCCCAGAATTTATAAAAAACCAAAATTTTAAACTATCTTGGTCACAATTATTTGATGAAATTGATGAAGCATTAAAACAAGGCTATAAAATTAAACCTATAATTTTAGGTCCTTTAACGTATTTATGGTTAGGTAAAATAAAAGGTGCAAAATTTAATAAATTAGAATTATTAGAAAATTTATTAAATGTATACCAAGAAATATTAATAAAAATAAAATTACGAAATATTGAATGGGTACAAATTGATGAACCCATTTTATCATTAGAATTACCACAACAATGGATAAAATCTTTTAAAATTACTTATTTATTACTTACTGGACATGTCAAATTATTATTAACTACATATTTTGGAAGCATTTATCATAATTTTGATACAGTTATACAATTACCAATTCAAGGATTACATATTGATTTAGTAGATGGCAAATATAATTTAAATCAAATTAATAAAATGGTTCCAAATGATTGGATTTTATCTTTAGGTGTCATTAATGGACGAAATATATGGAAATCAGATTTATTATATTGGTTTCATATTATTCAATCAATAATAAAATATCGTACCAATTTATGGATTGGATCTTCATGTTCTTTATTACATAGTCCAATTGATTTAGATATAGAAAATGCGATTGATACAAAAATAAAACAATGGTTTTCTTTTGCTTATCAAAAATGTATAGAATTAAATTTACTTACTATAGCATTAAACAATAATGATACAGATAAAATAAAATCATGGAGTAATAAATTATATACTCATAAATATTCTGAACAAGTGAATAATTATCATATTCAAGAACGAATAAATAATATTATTACATCTGATTTTAAAAGACAATCACCATATTCAATACGATCGATAAAACAAAAAAAAAAATTCAACTTCCCTATTTTACCAACTACAACAATTGGTTCTTTTCCACAAACAAACGATATACGAAAATTACGTTTACAATATAAAAATAACAACATAAATTTTCAAGATTATCAAAAAAAAATAAATCAACACATTCAATATAATATTCAGCAGCAAGAATTATTAGGTATTGATGTATTAGTACATGGAGAACCTGAACGCAATGATATGGTAGAATATTTTGGGGAACATTTAAATGGATTTATATTTACTTCATTTGGATGGGTTCAAAGTTATGGATCACGATGTGTAAAACCTCCTATTATTATTGGGGATATATATCGTTCAAAACCAATTACTTTAAATTGGACAAAATATGCACAATCTATTACTAAAAAACCTGTTAAAGCTATGTTAACTGGACCTATTACCATTTTATCTTGGTCATTCATACGAGAAGATATATCAAAAAAAAATATTGCTTATCAAATTGCATTATCATTACAAGATGAAGTATTAGATTTAGAAGCATCAGGAATTAGTATTATTCAAATTGATGAACCTGCATTAAGAGAAGGTCTGCCATTACGTCAATCTAAATGGAAAAAATATTTATCATGGGCGACTAAATCATTTCGATTATCTTCATCTCAAGTACAAGATACAACTCAAATTCATACACATATGTGCTATTCTGAATTTAATGATATTATGAATGCTATTGTCGAATTAGATGCAGATGTTATAACTATTGAAACAGCTCGTTCAGATATGGAATTATTAGAATTTTTTAAAACATTTCAATATCCTAATGAAATTGGTCCTGGAGTATATGATATACATTCTCCGAATATTCCAAAAATTCATAATATTGAAAAACTATTAATAAAAGCTATGCGATATATTCCCGTGCAACGATTATGGGTTAATCCAGATTGTGGTTTAAAAACTCGAACATGGAAAGAAACAAAATATGCTTTAAAAAATATGATGATTGCTACTCAAAATATTCGATCTCATATTAAAAAATAA
- the yidC gene encoding membrane protein insertase YidC gives MKNWGYAIMLMTILIRAIIYPLTKSQYSSMIKMKVLEPKIQYLQKKFQNDKTQLSQEILNLYKNKSINPLGNVFSILIQMPFFLALYYTLSNSVELRHTSMFWIHDLSDKDPLYILPIFMGITMFLIQNTTPNNKMNFTNINKTHFISLIFILFFLWFPSGLVLYYIMSNIITIIQQIIMNKYYIKK, from the coding sequence ATTAAAAATTGGGGATATGCTATTATGCTCATGACAATTTTAATTCGAGCAATAATATATCCATTAACAAAATCACAATATTCATCAATGATAAAAATGAAAGTTTTAGAACCTAAAATACAATATTTACAGAAAAAATTTCAAAATGATAAAACTCAATTAAGTCAAGAAATATTAAATTTATATAAAAATAAATCTATTAATCCATTGGGAAATGTTTTTTCTATATTAATACAAATGCCATTTTTTTTAGCACTTTATTATACGTTATCTAATTCAGTAGAATTAAGACATACTTCTATGTTTTGGATTCATGATTTATCTGATAAAGATCCATTATATATTTTGCCTATTTTTATGGGTATAACTATGTTTTTAATTCAAAATACTACACCTAATAATAAAATGAATTTTACTAATATTAATAAAACACATTTTATTTCATTAATATTTATATTATTCTTTTTATGGTTTCCTTCTGGTTTAGTATTATATTATATTATGAGTAATATAATAACTATAATACAACAAATTATAATGAATAAATATTATATAAAAAAATAA
- the rsmD gene encoding 16S rRNA (guanine(966)-N(2))-methyltransferase RsmD: MKKIRIISGYLKGQIIKTINHRHFKPTIHRIRETLFNWLISKIKKSYCLDCFSGSGALGIESISRYAKYVTFLEVNKKIVENLKSNIQRLKIRNVNIIYQDVFIWLKKNRLKYDIVFLDPPYQQKQLQKIIFLLEKKNIFKNPGYVYIERLKYQNNNIQYPKNWSVLKQKYTKTIIYELYIVNKNIV; this comes from the coding sequence ATGAAAAAAATTCGGATTATTTCTGGATATCTTAAAGGCCAAATAATAAAAACAATTAATCATAGACATTTTAAACCCACTATACATCGTATAAGAGAAACATTATTTAATTGGTTAATTTCAAAAATTAAAAAATCATATTGTTTAGATTGTTTTTCTGGGAGTGGGGCATTAGGAATTGAATCTATATCACGATATGCAAAATATGTGACTTTTTTAGAAGTAAATAAAAAAATTGTTGAAAATTTAAAAAGTAATATTCAAAGATTAAAAATTCGTAATGTAAATATTATATATCAAGATGTTTTTATATGGTTAAAAAAAAATAGATTAAAATATGATATTGTTTTTTTAGATCCGCCATATCAACAAAAACAATTACAAAAAATAATTTTTTTATTAGAAAAAAAAAATATTTTTAAAAATCCAGGCTATGTATATATCGAAAGATTAAAATATCAAAACAATAATATTCAATATCCAAAAAATTGGTCTGTATTGAAACAAAAATATACTAAAACTATTATTTATGAATTATATATTGTTAATAAAAATATTGTATAG
- the efp gene encoding elongation factor P produces MIIHYSNNFKSGLKVLFDKKPCCIESVEFVKPGKGQVFYRVKLRKLITNQLIEKTFRSTDFLYSANIIDTKLTYIYHDDNFWYFMNDKNFDQLSLDKTIVKNKSKWLIEQNQYTITLWNEQPISISIKNFVTLQVKRIISQNKSDYMTNTKNFQLCQLNTGAIIKVPLFIQVKDMIKIDTRTGEYNSRIKK; encoded by the coding sequence ATGATAATACACTATAGTAATAATTTTAAATCTGGACTAAAAGTATTGTTTGACAAAAAACCATGTTGTATTGAATCAGTAGAATTTGTTAAACCTGGTAAAGGACAAGTATTTTATCGAGTAAAATTAAGAAAATTAATTACTAACCAATTGATAGAAAAAACATTTAGATCAACTGATTTTTTATACAGTGCTAATATTATTGATACTAAATTAACATATATATACCATGATGATAATTTTTGGTATTTTATGAATGACAAAAATTTTGATCAATTATCATTAGATAAAACAATTGTTAAAAATAAAAGTAAATGGTTAATAGAACAAAACCAATATACTATTACATTATGGAATGAACAACCTATTTCAATTAGTATAAAAAATTTTGTTACATTACAAGTTAAACGTATTATTTCACAAAATAAATCAGATTATATGACAAATACCAAAAACTTTCAATTATGTCAATTAAATACTGGAGCTATTATTAAAGTTCCATTATTTATTCAAGTGAAAGATATGATTAAAATTGATACTCGAACTGGCGAATACAATTCTAGAATAAAAAAATAA
- a CDS encoding ATP-binding protein: MKNIKFLNKLKKIIPNNIQPKFKNDYDVLKWNQKKGKLFCQSIIKKNNKIKKQNMLKKSGIQALYINCSFDNYIIEHEGHKKVITLAKKYVQEFNNNINNFVFSGWPGTGKNHLASAIANYLINQKKSVFIITIADLMSNIKKTFNRKLNVNDNEENLLYYLSTRDLLIIDEIGIQIESRYERMIIHQIVDRRYSSKKPTGMLSNLNYYDMIRVLGERVMDRMCLGNNLWLDFKWNSYRKNIS; the protein is encoded by the coding sequence ATGAAAAATATTAAATTTCTAAATAAATTAAAAAAAATTATTCCTAATAATATTCAACCTAAATTTAAAAATGATTATGATGTATTAAAATGGAATCAAAAAAAAGGAAAACTATTTTGTCAATCAATTATTAAAAAAAATAATAAAATTAAAAAACAAAATATGTTAAAAAAATCAGGTATTCAAGCATTATACATAAATTGTTCATTTGACAATTATATCATTGAACATGAAGGTCATAAAAAAGTTATAACACTTGCTAAAAAATATGTTCAAGAATTTAACAACAATATAAATAATTTTGTATTTTCAGGTTGGCCGGGAACTGGAAAAAATCATTTAGCTTCTGCTATTGCAAATTATTTGATTAATCAGAAAAAAAGTGTATTTATTATTACTATAGCAGATTTAATGTCTAATATTAAAAAAACATTTAATCGAAAATTAAATGTAAATGATAATGAAGAAAATTTATTATATTATTTGAGTACTAGAGATTTATTAATTATTGATGAAATTGGTATACAAATAGAATCACGATATGAAAGAATGATTATTCATCAAATTGTGGATAGAAGATATTCATCCAAAAAACCTACAGGGATGTTATCTAATTTAAATTATTATGATATGATTCGTGTGTTAGGAGAAAGAGTGATGGATCGAATGTGTTTAGGAAATAATTTATGGTTAGATTTTAAATGGAACAGTTATCGAAAAAATATATCATAA
- a CDS encoding RNA polymerase factor sigma-32, producing the protein MIKKIQYLYEKSCSNLKIYIFTVKMLKILSSSEEHYLTEKLYYYGNLISAKTIILSNLRLIIHITKNYLGYGMTHSDLIQSGNFGLIKSIFRFNPNINIRFISFALYWIKSEIHEYILRNWRIVKIATTKSQRKIFFNLKKNKNTLKWLDKNEIKVFTQILGVHTQDIKEMESRILSQDITIHPFIELKKKKKNIINNLVPYLNNLKYDISYVIKLNTNKNINSKYKLNHTILTLDTRSRNIINTRWIIDQEKKITLKKIANNYGISAERVRQIESNAIKKMK; encoded by the coding sequence ATGATAAAAAAAATACAATACTTATATGAAAAATCTTGTTCAAATTTGAAAATATATATTTTCACTGTTAAAATGTTAAAAATATTATCTTCTTCAGAAGAACATTATTTAACAGAAAAATTATATTATTATGGTAATTTAATCTCAGCTAAAACTATAATTTTATCTAATTTACGATTGATTATACATATTACAAAAAATTATTTAGGATATGGAATGACTCATTCCGATTTAATTCAATCAGGTAATTTTGGTTTAATAAAATCTATATTTCGATTTAATCCAAATATTAATATACGTTTTATATCATTTGCATTATATTGGATAAAATCCGAAATTCATGAATACATATTAAGAAATTGGAGAATTGTTAAAATTGCAACGACAAAATCACAAAGAAAAATATTCTTTAATTTAAAAAAAAATAAAAATACATTAAAGTGGTTGGACAAAAATGAAATTAAAGTATTTACTCAAATACTAGGAGTACATACACAAGACATAAAAGAAATGGAATCAAGAATATTGTCTCAAGATATTACTATTCATCCTTTTATTGAGTTAAAAAAAAAAAAAAAAAATATCATCAATAATTTAGTTCCATATTTAAATAATTTAAAATATGATATATCATATGTTATAAAACTAAATACAAATAAGAATATAAATTCAAAATATAAATTAAATCATACAATATTAACATTAGATACACGAAGTCGTAATATTATTAATACAAGATGGATAATAGATCAAGAAAAGAAAATAACTTTAAAAAAAATAGCAAATAATTATGGTATCTCAGCAGAACGTGTTCGACAAATAGAAAGTAATGCAATAAAAAAAATGAAATAA
- a CDS encoding co-chaperone GroES, producing MKIRPLHDRVLIKKQEVELKSAGGIVLTGSAAGKSTRGKIIAVGNGRVLDNGKIKALDVKIGDTVIFNEGYGAKTEKINNEEVLILSESDILAIVEE from the coding sequence ATGAAAATTCGTCCATTGCACGATCGAGTTCTTATTAAAAAACAAGAAGTTGAATTAAAATCGGCTGGCGGTATTGTTCTAACTGGTTCTGCTGCAGGAAAATCAACTCGAGGAAAAATTATAGCAGTAGGTAATGGTCGTGTTTTAGATAATGGAAAAATTAAAGCATTAGATGTAAAAATTGGTGATACTGTTATTTTCAATGAAGGGTACGGTGCTAAGACAGAAAAAATCAATAATGAAGAAGTATTAATTTTATCTGAAAGTGACATTTTAGCAATTGTTGAAGAATAA
- the mnmE gene encoding tRNA uridine-5-carboxymethylaminomethyl(34) synthesis GTPase MnmE, with amino-acid sequence MVFHDTIVAQSTPYGRSGVGILKISGSKSKDIAYKILKKIPRERYAQYLPFFDDTNTIIDKGIALWFSAPNSYTGEDILELQGHGNPIILELLIKTITNIDHVRLANPGEFSQRAFLNGKIDLIQAESIMDLIHANSEASVKSSLRSLEGLFSKKINTLIQNVTKLRVLIETIINFPENNIYISEKKINKQLNNIVKYINIINNIASSGNILKEGIKIVIIGEPNSGKSSIFNALLLNNVAIVTDIKGTTRDLIHENIDIGGILFQITDTAGIRPTNNKIEILGINKTWEQIKLSDHILYVLDSTIDFEKSYQKFLNLISKFPNKTRITILFNKIDLLNKKLFMKKHYQIKQSKIYLSAKTGEGMELLKQHLQEQAIDPNIYYYAEPIFSARYRHLKILKKIKKRIQNCKITWKQLNNIELLADDLRIIQNYFNQITGCVTSEKILNSIFSNFCIGK; translated from the coding sequence ATGGTTTTTCATGATACTATAGTAGCACAATCTACGCCTTACGGACGATCTGGTGTAGGAATATTAAAGATATCAGGTTCAAAATCAAAAGATATTGCATATAAAATATTAAAAAAAATACCTCGTGAAAGATACGCACAATATTTACCTTTTTTTGATGATACAAATACAATTATAGATAAAGGTATTGCACTATGGTTTTCTGCACCTAATTCGTATACAGGAGAAGACATATTAGAATTACAAGGACATGGTAATCCAATAATTTTAGAATTATTAATTAAAACAATTACCAATATTGATCATGTACGATTAGCTAATCCAGGAGAATTTTCACAACGTGCTTTCTTAAATGGTAAAATAGATTTAATTCAAGCTGAATCTATTATGGATTTAATTCATGCTAATTCTGAAGCAAGTGTAAAATCTTCTTTAAGATCATTAGAAGGATTATTTTCAAAAAAAATTAATACATTAATACAAAATGTTACTAAATTACGAGTTCTCATTGAAACAATAATTAATTTTCCCGAAAATAATATTTATATATCTGAAAAAAAAATTAATAAACAATTAAATAACATCGTAAAGTATATCAATATTATTAACAATATCGCTTCTTCCGGAAATATTTTAAAAGAAGGTATAAAAATTGTTATTATTGGAGAACCTAATTCAGGAAAATCTAGTATATTTAATGCATTATTACTAAATAATGTAGCAATAGTAACAGATATCAAAGGTACTACGCGTGATTTAATACATGAAAATATTGATATTGGCGGTATTCTTTTTCAAATTACAGATACTGCAGGTATACGACCAACAAATAATAAAATAGAAATATTAGGTATTAATAAAACTTGGGAACAAATAAAATTATCTGACCATATTTTATATGTTTTAGATAGCACAATTGATTTCGAAAAATCATATCAAAAATTTTTAAATCTTATTTCTAAATTTCCTAATAAAACCAGAATAACAATATTGTTTAATAAAATAGATTTATTAAATAAAAAATTGTTTATGAAAAAACACTATCAAATTAAACAATCAAAAATTTATCTTTCTGCTAAAACTGGAGAAGGAATGGAATTATTAAAACAACATCTGCAAGAACAAGCTATAGATCCAAATATTTATTATTATGCTGAACCAATATTTTCAGCACGATATCGTCATTTAAAAATTTTAAAAAAAATCAAAAAAAGAATTCAAAATTGTAAAATAACATGGAAACAATTGAATAATATTGAATTATTAGCAGATGATTTAAGAATAATCCAAAATTATTTTAACCAAATTACAGGTTGTGTAACATCAGAGAAAATTTTAAATTCCATTTTTTCAAATTTTTGTATTGGGAAATAA